In Janthinobacterium rivuli, a single genomic region encodes these proteins:
- a CDS encoding response regulator transcription factor: protein MRIAVLDSDHSQAELICQVLTAAGHACHEFQSGKEMLGQLRKDSCDMLILDWHVSDLDGAEVLRRAREKLAPKAPVLFMTNSSGEDDVVAGMTAGADDYMIKPLRRSELTLRTQALLRVAYPAQNGAETLQFGQYTFETRPGRLLRDGEVLDVTHKEFALALLFFRNLGRPLSRAYIHEAVWQRDTALPSRTMDTHVSRVRNKLQLKPEHGYRLVPVYSYGYRLEKLGG from the coding sequence ATGCGAATTGCCGTACTCGATAGCGACCATAGCCAGGCAGAACTGATCTGCCAGGTGCTCACCGCCGCCGGCCACGCTTGCCACGAGTTTCAAAGTGGTAAGGAAATGCTGGGCCAATTGCGCAAGGACAGTTGCGACATGCTCATCCTCGACTGGCATGTGAGCGATCTGGACGGTGCCGAGGTCTTGCGCCGTGCCCGGGAAAAACTGGCGCCCAAGGCACCCGTGTTGTTTATGACCAACAGCTCGGGCGAAGACGACGTGGTGGCGGGCATGACGGCCGGCGCCGACGACTACATGATCAAGCCCCTGCGGCGCAGCGAACTGACCTTGCGCACCCAGGCGCTGCTGCGCGTGGCCTACCCGGCCCAGAATGGCGCCGAGACCTTGCAATTCGGTCAATATACGTTTGAAACCCGCCCCGGCCGCCTGCTGCGCGATGGCGAAGTGCTGGATGTGACGCACAAGGAATTCGCCCTGGCGCTGCTGTTTTTCCGCAACCTGGGCCGTCCCCTGTCACGCGCCTACATCCACGAAGCCGTGTGGCAGCGCGACACGGCCCTGCCTTCGCGCACCATGGATACCCACGTCTCGCGCGTGCGCAACAAGTTGCAGCTGAAACCGGAACACGGCTACAGGCTCGTGCCCGTCTACAGCTACGGTTATCGCCTGGAAAAACTGGGCGGCTGA
- the hemA gene encoding glutamyl-tRNA reductase yields MQLLAVGLNHTTAPVSLREQLAFAPEHLGSAVMAARTWFQRIDLRDNDEAAILSTCNRTELYAASHVPNPLDAGAHFLADYHKLNYSELRPHLYMLPQHDAVRHTFRVASGLDSMVLGETQILGQIKDAIRTADEAGGLGTYLHQLFQRSFSVAKEVRSSTEIGAHSVSMAAAAVRLSQRIFDKIAEQNVLFIGAGEMIELCATHFAAQNPKSITIANRTMERGEELAHRFNGKAIRLADLPEQLHQFDIVISCTASSLPLLGLGLVERAIKARRHKPMFMVDLAVPRDIEAEVGRLNDVFLYTVDDLGKVVQTGLESRQAAVAQAESIIETRVQSFMSWVDDRAMVPVIQHLHENSEALRLMEVERARKMLAKGADIDAVLEALSKGLTAKFLHGPQQALHHAQGDERKQLVTLLPKLFRPRR; encoded by the coding sequence ATGCAACTGCTCGCCGTCGGCCTCAACCATACCACCGCTCCAGTGTCGCTCCGCGAACAGCTGGCGTTTGCGCCTGAGCACTTGGGTTCGGCGGTGATGGCGGCGCGTACCTGGTTCCAGCGCATCGACTTGCGCGACAACGACGAAGCGGCCATCCTGTCGACCTGCAACCGCACCGAGCTGTATGCGGCCAGCCACGTGCCGAACCCGCTCGACGCGGGCGCGCATTTCCTGGCCGACTATCACAAGCTCAACTACAGCGAGCTGCGCCCCCACTTATATATGCTGCCGCAGCACGATGCCGTGCGCCACACCTTCCGCGTCGCCTCCGGGCTCGATTCGATGGTGCTGGGCGAAACGCAGATCCTGGGCCAGATCAAGGATGCCATCCGCACGGCCGACGAGGCGGGCGGCCTGGGCACGTATCTGCACCAGTTATTCCAGCGCAGCTTTTCCGTCGCCAAGGAAGTGCGCAGCAGCACGGAAATCGGCGCCCACAGCGTGTCCATGGCGGCCGCCGCCGTACGCCTGTCGCAGCGCATCTTCGACAAGATCGCCGAGCAGAACGTGCTGTTCATCGGCGCCGGCGAAATGATCGAATTGTGCGCCACGCACTTCGCGGCGCAAAACCCGAAAAGCATCACCATTGCCAACCGCACCATGGAACGGGGCGAGGAACTGGCGCACCGCTTCAACGGCAAGGCCATCCGCCTGGCGGATCTGCCGGAGCAGCTGCACCAATTCGACATCGTCATCTCGTGCACGGCGTCGTCCTTGCCGCTGCTGGGCCTGGGCCTGGTCGAGCGCGCCATCAAGGCGCGCCGCCACAAGCCCATGTTCATGGTCGACCTGGCCGTGCCGCGCGACATCGAAGCGGAAGTGGGCCGTTTGAACGACGTCTTCCTGTACACGGTCGACGACCTGGGCAAGGTCGTGCAGACGGGCCTGGAAAGCCGGCAAGCGGCCGTGGCGCAAGCCGAATCCATCATCGAGACGCGCGTGCAATCGTTCATGAGCTGGGTCGACGACCGCGCCATGGTGCCCGTCATCCAGCATTTGCATGAAAACAGCGAAGCGCTGCGCCTGATGGAAGTGGAACGGGCGCGCAAAATGCTGGCCAAGGGCGCCGATATCGACGCCGTCCTGGAAGCGCTGTCAAAAGGCTTGACGGCCAAGTTCCTGCACGGTCCGCAGCAGGCGCTGCACCACGCGCAAGGCGACGAGCGCAAGCAGCTCGTCACCCTGCTGCCGAAACTGTTCCGCCCCCGCCGTTAG
- the prfA gene encoding peptide chain release factor 1, which translates to MKPSMLAKLDQLANRLVELDELLMHPDATSNMDSYRKMTREHAELGPLVALYRSYQEAGNDITTAQEMLGDPDMKEFAQEEIEAAKATMARLERELQTMLLPKDVNDERNIFLEIRAGTGGDESALFAGDLLRMYTRFAERNRWQVELVSSSDSDLGGYREVIVRVVGNGAYSKLKFESGGHRVQRVPATETQGRIHTSACTVAVMPEADEVEDVNINPADLRIDTYRASGAGGQHINKTDSAVRITHLPTGIVVECQDDRSQHKNKAQAMKVLAARIKDVQLREQQSKEAATRKSLIGSGDRSERIRTYNFPQGRLTDHRINLTLYKLDFIMDGDLTDLTNALAAEHQAELLAALGD; encoded by the coding sequence ATGAAACCATCCATGCTGGCCAAACTCGATCAACTGGCGAACCGCCTGGTCGAACTCGACGAACTGCTGATGCATCCGGACGCCACGTCGAACATGGACAGCTACCGCAAGATGACGCGCGAGCACGCCGAACTGGGCCCGCTGGTGGCCCTGTACCGTTCCTACCAGGAAGCGGGCAATGATATTACGACGGCGCAAGAGATGCTGGGCGATCCCGACATGAAGGAATTCGCCCAGGAAGAAATCGAAGCGGCCAAGGCCACCATGGCGCGCCTCGAACGCGAATTGCAGACCATGCTGCTGCCGAAGGACGTCAATGACGAACGCAATATCTTCCTGGAAATTCGCGCCGGCACGGGCGGCGATGAATCGGCCCTGTTCGCCGGCGACCTGCTGCGCATGTACACGCGTTTTGCCGAGCGCAACCGCTGGCAGGTGGAACTCGTGTCCTCGTCCGATTCCGACCTGGGCGGCTACCGCGAAGTGATCGTGCGCGTGGTGGGCAATGGCGCGTATTCGAAACTGAAATTCGAGTCGGGCGGCCACCGCGTGCAGCGCGTGCCGGCCACGGAAACGCAGGGCCGCATCCACACGTCCGCCTGCACGGTGGCCGTGATGCCGGAAGCGGACGAGGTGGAAGACGTCAACATCAACCCGGCCGACTTGCGCATCGACACCTACCGCGCCTCGGGCGCCGGTGGACAGCACATCAACAAGACGGATTCGGCCGTGCGCATCACCCACTTGCCGACCGGCATCGTCGTGGAATGCCAGGACGACCGCAGCCAGCACAAGAACAAGGCGCAGGCGATGAAAGTGCTGGCCGCGCGCATCAAGGACGTGCAGCTGCGCGAGCAGCAGTCGAAGGAAGCGGCCACCCGCAAGAGCCTGATCGGCTCGGGCGACCGCAGCGAGCGCATCCGTACTTACAATTTCCCGCAAGGCCGGCTGACGGACCACCGCATCAATCTGACCTTATATAAGCTGGACTTCATCATGGATGGGGATTTGACGGATTTGACGAATGCGCTGGCGGCGGAGCACCAGGCGGAGTTGCTGGCGGCGCTGGGGGACTAA